The following proteins come from a genomic window of Gossypium raimondii isolate GPD5lz chromosome 5, ASM2569854v1, whole genome shotgun sequence:
- the LOC105769899 gene encoding laccase-21, which produces MASWFVGVLFLSTVLLCSADVHQYEFFVRESNFTKLCNTTTLLVVNDSYPGPEIRVHKGDTVFVNVYNQGNYGFTIHWHGVKQPRNPWFDGPEFITQCPIQPGTNFTYEIILSDEIGTLWWHAHSDWTRGSVHGAFIILPAENETYPFPTPDADQTIILQSWYNGDYKQIIDDALAAGVAPRAADAYAINGHLGDTYGCPNDTIFLMEVESEKIYLLRIINAAMNEELFFTITNHTLIVVAQDASYVRMFTTDYIMISPGQTMDVLVIADQNVGQYYMAIRPFSDSAAPPNDNITTGVFQYTNNEGGLNASLIPLPAMNDTDAMLNFINQIRYTNVSQNPTISVPADTDINRRLYITIATNTLPCNTSECVSDTRFAASLNNVSFVSPRIDILQAYYGNNITGVFTQDFPFNPPVFYDFTGNLTDFNTEAGEGTRAIIVNYGDAVEMVLQTTQLGAGGSHPIHLHGFSFYWVGIGTGNFNNETDPSTYNLVDPPFINTVHSPGEGWVALRFFANNPGVWYMHCHFERHNSWGMSTVLIVRNGTTTETSMRPPPSTMPRCPGT; this is translated from the exons ATGGCCTCATGGTTTGTAGGGGTTCTATTTCTAAGCACTGTGCTCCTTTGCAGTGCTGATGTACATCAGTATGAGTTCTTT GTGCGAGAGTCAAACTTTACGAAACTTTGCAACACAACGACATTGCTGGTCGTAAACGACAGTTATCCGGGGCCTGAGATTCGGGTTCACAAAGGTGACACAGTCTTCGTTAATGTCTACAATCAAGGAAACTATGGCTTCACCATTCACTG GCACGGCGTGAAACAACCAAGGAATCCATGGTTCGACGGTCCCGAGTTCATAACGCAGTGCCCGATTCAACCAGGGACCAACTTCACCTATGAAATCATATTATCGGATGAAATAGGAACCCTGTGGTGGCATGCACACAGTGACTGGACTCGCGGTTCTGTCCATGGAGCTTTCATCATTTTACCAGCTGAGAACGAAACTTATCCTTTCCCCACTCCAGACGCCGATCAAACAATCATACTTC AATCGTGGTACAATGGGGATTACAAGCAAATTATCGATGATGCACTCGCAGCTGGTGTTGCTCCTCGCGCAGCAGATGCTTATGCTATCAATGGACATTTAGGAGACACATATGGATGCCCCAATG ATACAATATTCCTCATGGAAGTTGAATCTGAGAAGATATACCTTCTCCGCATAATCAATGCTGCAATGAACGAAGAGCTATTCTTCACCATCACAAACCACACCCTCATTGTCGTCGCACAAGATGCCTCCTACGTTCGAATGTTCACCACCGACTATATAATGATAAGCCCTGGCCAAACCATGGATGTTTTGGTCATTGCCGATCAAAACGTCGGCCAATATTACATGGCTATTAGGCCTTTCTCTGATTCCGCTGCTCCACCTAATGACAACATTACTACTGGCGTTTTTCAATATACAAACAATGAGGGTGGATTGAATGCTTCCTTGATACCGCTGCCCGCAATGAACGATACAGATGCTATGCTTAACTTCATCAACCAAATTCGGTACACCAATGTCTCCCAAAACCCGACCATAAGTGTACCGGCGGATACAGATATCAATAGACGACTGTACATTACAATCGCCACAAACACCTTGCCATGCAACACATCAGAATGTGTTTCAGATACCAGATTCGCTGCAAGTCTGAACAATGTCAGCTTTGTTTCCCCACGTATTGACATTCTCCAAGCATACTACgg GAACAATATCACTGGTGTTTTCACCCAAGATTTTCCGTTTAATCCACCAGTATTCTATGATTTCACTGGGAACTTGACTGATTTCAATACTGAAGCTGGGGAAGGGACGAGGGCTATTATCGTAAATTATGGGGATGCAGTGGAGATGGTGCTGCAAACGACCCAGTTGGGGGCTGGTGGAAGTCACCCAATTCATTTGCACGGTTTCAGCTTCTACTGGGTGGGAATTGGTACCGGAAATTTCAACAATGAGACAGACCCAAGCACATATAACCTGGTTGATCCGCCATTTATTAACACTGTCCACAGTCCTGGTGAAGGATGGGTTGCCCTCAGGTTTTTTGCAAACAACCCCG GGGTGTGGTATATGCATTGCCATTTCGAAAGGCATAATAGCTGGGGAATGAGCACTGTTTTGATTGTGAGGAATGGAACCACCACCGAAACCAGCATGCGCCCACCGCCATCTACCATGCCTCGTTGTCCTGGAACCTAG
- the LOC105769904 gene encoding laccase-14 produces MGSEKQGFIWLSGLLFLNIFVLSTADVHYYEFSLQESPFTKLCSTKIILTLNGSFPGPEIRVRRGDTVFVNVHNQANYAVSLDWEGVTDTIDGSNNTIQPGRNFTYNIELGDEIGTLRWHATSAWAAATVHGAFVILPVATEDYPFPAPTSDQTIILGEWFREELTEANQTITPGSADAYTINGHPGETYGCSKDTTFEMQVDYEGLYLVRVINAVANETMVFDIENHRLTIVGQNGTYSNRSFTNSLTLAPGQVIDVLLFPNQNVGRYYITARSSSSTHITNGMLRYTTTTTF; encoded by the exons ATGGGTTCTGAAAAGCAAGGGTTTATATGGTTATCAGGGCTTTTGTTTCTGAATATCTTTGTCTTATCCACAGCCGATGTCCACTATTACGAGTTTTCT TTGCAAGAATCCCCGTTCACAAAGCTGTGTAGCACGAAGATCATCTTGACCCTCAATGGCAGCTTTCCAGGGCCTGAGATTCGGGTTCGCAGAGGGGACACAGTTTTTGTCAATGTCCACAATCAAGCAAACTATGCTGTTTCCCTCGACTG GGAGGGCGTTACGGATACAATTGATGGTTCGAATAATACAATTCAGCCAGGGAGAAACTTCACTTACAATATAGAGTTAGGGGATGAAATAGGAACTCTGAGGTGGCACGCTACCAGTGCTTGGGCTGCTGCAACCGTCCACGGTGCCTTTGTCATTTTGCCAGTAGCCACTGAAGACTATCCTTTCCCTGCACCTACTTCTGATCAAACAATTATACTTG GGGAATGGTTCAGGGAAGAGTTAACGGAAGCTAATCAAACCATAACTCCTGGCTCAGCAGATGCTTACACTATCAATGGCCACCCCGGAGAAACATATGGATGCAGCAAAG ATACAACTTTTGAGATGCAAGTAGATTACGAGGGCCTTTACCTTGTTCGCGTAATAAATGCTGTTGCCAATGAAACAATGGTGTTTGACATCGAAAACCACAGATTGACCATTGTCGGACAAAATGGGACCTATTCCAATCGTTCCTTTACAAATTCTTTAACCCTAGCCCCAGGCCAAGTTATTGACGTCTTGTTGTTTCCAAACCAAAATGTTGGCCGTTATTACATCACTGCTCGATCTTCCTCCAGCACACATATTACCAATGGAATGCTGCGATACACCACCACTACCACTTTTTAA
- the LOC128041006 gene encoding putative 1-phosphatidylinositol-3-phosphate 5-kinase FAB1D, with amino-acid sequence MSRFSSFDGLSLLDSLVPPDAHNIEVSLGVSKSLGKGKYSVFCLYANQFRDLRERCCPSELDYIASLSRCRNWDAKGGKSKSFFAKTLDDRFIIKEIKNTEYESFQKFALHYFKYMNQSFESGSQTCLAKVLGIYQVIVRQPKTGKETRHDLMVMENLTFGRNITRQYDLKGALHARFNSAAEGSGDVLLDQNFVNDMNSSPLYVSNQAKRLLQRAVWNDTTFLNSNNVMDYSLLVGVDTERRELVCGIIDYLRQYTWDKQLETWVKSSLVVPKNLLPTVISPREYKKRFRKFMSTYFLSVPDHWCSQGTSDPCQLCGTPNDAWSQPKSLNGISA; translated from the exons ATGTCGCGCTTCTCCAGTTTTGATGGGTTAAGCTTGTTGGATTCTCTAGTTCCTCCTGATGCGCATAACATAGAGGTTTCTCTAGGGGTTTCAAAATCACTTGGGAAGGGTAAATACTCGGTATTTTGTTTATATGCTAACCAGTTCCGTGATCTTCGAGAGCGGTGCTGCCCTTCAGAGCTTGATTATATTGCTTCCCTTAGCCGATGCAGAAATTGGGATGCCAAAGGAGGGAAGAGCAAGTCCTTTTTTGCTAAAACACTTGATGATAGgtttattataaaagaaatcaagaaCACAGAATATGAATCATTTCAGAAGTTTGCTTTACATTATTTCAAGTACATGAACCAATCATTTGAGTCGGGAAGCCAAACTTGCCTTGCTAAAGTTCTTGGGATTTATCAG GTAATAGTAAGACAGCCTAAAACAGGGAAAGAGACGAGACATGATCTTATGGTGATGGAGAATCTTACCTTTGGTAGAAATATTACTCGCCAGTATGATCTTAAAGGGGCCTTGCATGCTCGATTCAATTCTGCTGCTGAGGGTTCTGGAGATGTTCTTTTGGATCAGAACTTTGTCAATGACATGAATTCCTCTCCATTATATGTTAGTAATCAAGCCAAGCGTCTCTTGCAACGGGCTGTATGGAATGACACAACTTTCCTCAAC TCAAACAATGTAATGGATTATTCTTTACTTGTTGGGGTGGATACGGAGCGGCGGGAGCTTGTATGTGGGATCATTGATTATCTCAGGCAGTATACTTGGGACAAACAACTGGAGACATGGGTTAAGTCTTCATTGGTTGTTCCTAAGAATTTGTTGCCAACTGTAATTTCTCCCAGGGAATATAAGAAAAGATTCAGAAAGTTCATGTCAACTTACTTTTTGAGTGTCCCTGATCACTGGTGTTCACAGGGAACCTCTGACCCTTGCCAACTGTGTGGCACCCCAAATGATGCCTGGTCTCAACCCAAGTCCCTAAATGGTATTTCTGCCTAG